CAAATTGTGAAAATCATTTGCAATTGACTGTCAGTTATATTTTTAAGAGATAAATCAACATCAAATTCTTCACTTTGGTTTTGATTCAGTTTAAAATCAACAACTATTTTTTCAGAAAATGTTTTATGTCGTTTAAGGTAGTCCTTGGTTCTGTTTTTAGCAACAGTATAAAGCCAAGCCGTTGGATTCTCGGGAATGCCATTTAATCCCCAAGTTTCAGAAGCCAATAAAAAAGTATCGTTTGTAATATCCTCTGCAATTTCAATATGAACAATGCCAAACAACTTACAGAGTACAGAAATTATTTTTCTGTACTCTGTTTTAAAAAGTTGTGGAATTAATTCTTTCTCGTTCAAATTAACTGTTAACTGCTACTATACTTCTGACTTCAACGTTTCCTCCATGGCTAAGGATTGGGCAACCTTCTGCCAATTTCATGGCTTCATCAATGTTAGTTGCTTTTACAACTACGTAACCTCCAATAATTTCTTTTACTTCTGCATAAGGTCCGTCTGCAATTACATTATTAGGCTTCAATGTTTTTCCTTCAAAACTCAAACGGTTTGCACTTGCCATTTTTCCTTGTGCAGCAATACCACCTAACCAATCTATCCAATGTTGAATGTTGCCTTGCATTTGTTCTTGAGAAGGGCCAAACGATTCGTTAATTTCGCTTCTGAAAATCATCATAAATTCTTTCATTTTTTTACTTTTTTAAATTGTTTAAAATATTTGTTACAACCCCATGACGATTGGCTTTTTCAAAATTGGACAAATATTTCAAAGTTTTTTTTGTCAGTTGATGTTTCCACAGTGGTCATTTAAAATAACAGCTAACAGGCATAGATTTGCGAAGTTCCAAAAATCTGAGCGAAGAAGTTTTTGGAATTTCAGCAAATCTCCAACACCTAAATATACGCAATATAACTATTTCTTAAAAAGAATTATATCAAAATGTATACTGCAATATAAAATATTGTTTATTAGTATTTTATATTAAAAATAATACAGAATATGCATAGCGTATATTGTATTGTTCAGTATAATTTTCCCTAAAAACAAACTCTATAACAATACACGCTACGCAACACACTTTTATAAATTATCTAATAGACTTTTTATTTTTTTGATACTTTTTTAACTCATATGAGTGTATTGCAAAGTTGTTTTCAAATCCCTGATGACCTTACAATTATTATAAAAACAGTCTAAAAAATACATCTTTTTTAGACTGTTTTTAGCCTTTTCAATGCAAATAAATTTTAGACTCATTTTTCATCTAGAAAAAAATAAGCCCTTTTAAAAGGGCTGAATTGAAAAGCATTTTTTTCCATTTTACTATTTGCCATGCTTAAGTCTGAGTTGTGCAACAGTTACCTGTGTTATTGGCTGCTCTTTTAATGCAAAAAGAGTTCTACAAATATATGCAGAACTCTTTTTATTTATGGCATTACTAATTTTAATAATTGAATTGATATGACCTTTTTATATCAGTTGCTAAACTGTTATCAACTGGACAAGTCTTTGTAGCATTTTCAATAATTGCTTTTTGTTCATTTGAGTATTCTTTTCCAAAGTTTATAACTGTGGCAAAAGCTTCAACTATTGTACCATGTGCATTCATTGTTTTATTGATTTCTGCGGTTACATTTGGCGTTTCCAATTTAATTTTCTGTGCCACAAAGTCAATGTATATTTCAATACAACTACTTAACGAACAATTAATAAGTTGGTAGGTCCAACTGTTTTTGCTTTTGTAAATATTGGATTTTCAGACATAGGGTAAACCGTTGAAGTGCCTAAATTGCCTGTATATTCCGTTTTTATCATTGCCATTTTTTTAGTTTTTAATAGTCATTAATTTCTACCTGCAATAACGCCACCATCAATATCCCAAATTGCACCTGTAACCCAAGAACTATCATCACCCAATAAAAAACTGATTGTTTTAGCAATGTCTTCTGGTCTTCCAACTCTACCAATTGGATGGAAGGCGTTAAAACCTTGCAATGTTTCTTCAATTTTGCTTTCTTCAATAAATGAACCGTAAATTGGTGTTACAACAACTGCTGGCGAAACTGCATTTACACGAATATTGCTGTCTGCTAACTCCATTGCCAAATGCTGTGTAAGACTGTGCAAACCTGCCTTTGCCATTGAGTAGGCACTTGATGGTGTAGCTTTAATGGCTTGTTTTGCCCACATAGAACCAATATTGACAATAGAACCACCACCATTTGAAACCATTATTTTTGCAACTGATTGGCTGATGAAGAAAAATGCCTTGTTGAAATTGTGGTAAATATCATAGTCGGCTTCTGTGTGTTCCAAAAATGGTTTTGGGCTAAAATATCCTGCCGAATTTACCAAATATTTTAGGCTTGGATACTCAGTTGCTAACTTTTCAGAAAATGCTTTTACAGCATCTATATCAAATAAGTTTAAGGCTACTGTTTTCACACTTCCAAAAGTTGATAGCTCTTTTTGGACAACTTCAAGGTTTTTGTCAGCTCTGCCAACAATGACAACTTCTACTCCTTGTTGTAATAAAAGTTGTGCAGTGGCTTTGCCCATTCCTGTTGTACCACCTACAATTAATGCTTGTGATTTATTCATCTTTATATCTTTTTAAAATGTTAGCCCCTATGACTTGGAATTTTAAAAAAGATGCAAAAATTTATAAAGATTTTTCCAATTTATTTTTTTCAGCTTGTAGTTCAGAGCATTGTGGCTTAATATCAAAAGAAACCATTTCGCCAGTTTCGCCAAAACTAACTACACAACATTCTAAAAACCGTTCTTTTAGTTTTATCCTTGCTCTTTGAATTCGTGATTTTGTATTGGACAAGGTAAGTTCTAAATTTTCTGCAATAGTCTTTTGGTCTATGCCTTCAATGTCAGACATATATAGCGGTCTTGCGTAATCATCTGGCAAAAGTTTCAGCAATACTTTTATATAATCAGATGCTTCGCCTAGTATAGACTTTTCACTATTTGCTTCAACTATGTCAAAGGAAATAGAAATGTTCTTGTTGGCTTTTTTATGGTAGTCAATAATAGTGTTTTGCGTAATTTTATATAACCAAGATTTTAGATATATAACAGTTTTTCCATTTGAACAGTATTGATAACTTTTGAGTAACACGTCCTGTAAAATGTCTTTTGCATCGTCTTCATCTGTTACATGCTTTTTGATGTAACCAAACAATGAAGATTTATATTCTTCCCAAATTTCAAATATGTTGCAGTCCTCCATTTTTTATTTTGTCTGTTAATTTTGTTTGAGGTGTTGGTTAGAGTTGCCCACTAACTCCTAAATATACGCAATAGACATGTTTTTTTAAAATAATTATATCAAAAGAAATAAGGTCTCTGACAATACACACAATATGTTTTTATAAATTATCTAATTGACTTTTTATCTTTTTGATATTTTTTTCAATGAAACGAGCGTATTGCAAAGTTGTTTTCAAATTTTAATGACCTTACAATTTTTGCAAAAATAGTGTAAGAAATTACACGTTTTTATGAACTAATTTTATATAAAAAATATAGCCCTCTTAAAAGGGCTGTGTAGATAAAGAAATTTTTCTAAGTTTTACTACTTACCATATTTAAGTTTGAGTTGTGCAACAGTTAGTGGTTCGTTGTTATATTAGGCTTGTTTAATTTGCTCAAATTTAAGTCAGCATTCAATAAGTTTAGTAAAAAATAATACCTTTACAATTATTTGAATTTTGCAAATATTAGATTGCTATTTACAAGCGATTATTGGGTAAATCATAGACCTTTGTAGCTCAAACTAAATTACAATGAATATGAAAAATAGAACAA
This region of bacterium 336/3 genomic DNA includes:
- a CDS encoding RNA polymerase subunit sigma, which translates into the protein MNEKELIPQLFKTEYRKIISVLCKLFGIVHIEIAEDITNDTFLLASETWGLNGIPENPTAWLYTVAKNRTKDYLKRHKTFSEKIVVDFKLNQNQSEEFDVDLSLKNITDSQLQMIFTI
- a CDS encoding transcription initiation protein is translated as MKEFMMIFRSEINESFGPSQEQMQGNIQHWIDWLGGIAAQGKMASANRLSFEGKTLKPNNVIADGPYAEVKEIIGGYVVVKATNIDEAMKLAEGCPILSHGGNVEVRSIVAVNS
- a CDS encoding sugar dehydrogenase codes for the protein MNKSQALIVGGTTGMGKATAQLLLQQGVEVVIVGRADKNLEVVQKELSTFGSVKTVALNLFDIDAVKAFSEKLATEYPSLKYLVNSAGYFSPKPFLEHTEADYDIYHNFNKAFFFISQSVAKIMVSNGGGSIVNIGSMWAKQAIKATPSSAYSMAKAGLHSLTQHLAMELADSNIRVNAVSPAVVVTPIYGSFIEESKIEETLQGFNAFHPIGRVGRPEDIAKTISFLLGDDSSWVTGAIWDIDGGVIAGRN